A single Natrinema pellirubrum DSM 15624 DNA region contains:
- a CDS encoding universal stress protein — MYDSILVATDGSEAAATAVDHAVALADRFDAALFGVAVVDERTDYDTGIVDPEEARQHLEERAAGWLADLETRALEDGIEAETAVRSGVPHEEILGYADEVGADPIVIGSRGRSSFKGALLGSTVDRIVRTTARSVLVVGGGEDADGVANEPTRGADGERT; from the coding sequence ATGTACGACTCGATTCTGGTTGCGACCGACGGCAGCGAGGCGGCGGCGACGGCGGTCGACCACGCCGTTGCGCTCGCCGACCGGTTCGACGCAGCGCTGTTCGGCGTCGCCGTCGTCGACGAACGAACCGACTACGATACCGGTATCGTCGATCCTGAGGAGGCCCGCCAGCACCTCGAGGAGCGGGCGGCCGGCTGGCTCGCGGACCTCGAAACACGGGCGCTCGAGGACGGGATCGAGGCCGAGACGGCGGTTCGATCGGGCGTGCCCCACGAGGAGATCCTCGGGTACGCCGACGAGGTCGGGGCCGATCCGATCGTGATCGGCTCCCGCGGACGCTCGTCGTTCAAGGGCGCGCTGCTCGGCAGCACTGTCGACAGGATCGTCAGGACCACGGCCCGATCGGTCCTGGTCGTCGGCGGGGGCGAAGACGCCGACGGGGTGGCCAACGAGCCGACTCGAGGCGCGGACGGGGAACGGACGTAG